CTGCCCAGAATAGCGAAAGTGAGATGCCGATTGTGACTGTTGGCATTAGCATGCACATTTCATTGACAAGCTTGAACAGGCGGCTTCCAAGGCCCTTTGAGGCAAGATACATTGCAAAGGGGAGGCCAAGTGCAATGGAGAGGATTGTGGCGCTAAGGCCTATAGCAAACGAAATGGTTATTGCCTCCAGGATATCCTTGGAAAGAAAATTGGCGTCAGTGTATTTCAGGAAGAAAAATGAGGGGAGAAGGACAATTGCGGCAAAAAAAAGCACACCTGCCACCATGCCTGCACCAGAGTAGCCGCTTATGCGCCTTTCAGCATCAACAAAGATTTTTCCAAGCCCGGATTTTTTGGAGTCGATGCTGCTTCGCGCAAAAAGGAAAATGAATGCCGAGACTGCGATAAGGATTGCAGAGATTGAGATTGCAGCATCAATGTCCGCAGGAGTGGAGTTTTTATAGAAAACCGTAAGCACTGGGACTGTTTTTATCGCACCTGCGACAAGGATTGAGGCTCCCGTCTCGCCAAGCGAGCGGGTGAAGGCAAGGATGGAGCCGGAAATGATGCCTGGCTTTGAAAGTGGCATCCAGACGTTGCGAAAGATTGTAAACGGGCTTGCGC
The Candidatus Parvarchaeota archaeon DNA segment above includes these coding regions:
- a CDS encoding ABC transporter permease subunit → MFGNGNPLLHLLDKLSQNRLVGKFVTLASVLFFLVFVLGPLFFVFFKLSSFKYLPEMENALIVSFSLAFYVTLADLVFGIPVAWLLAKKNFPFKELFDTLIDLPLVIPTSALGLSVALMWGSSGLGVFNPGFEVLFLLHVAFTFPYVVRTAQASIMTIDTDLGRAAQSLGASPFTIFRNVWMPLSKPGIISGSILAFTRSLGETGASILVAGAIKTVPVLTVFYKNSTPADIDAAISISAILIAVSAFIFLFARSSIDSKKSGLGKIFVDAERRISGYSGAGMVAGVLFFAAIVLLPSFFFLKYTDANFLSKDILEAITISFAIGLSATILSIALGLPFAMYLASKGLGSRLFKLVNEMCMLMPTVTIGISLSLFWA